The following proteins are co-located in the Primulina tabacum isolate GXHZ01 chromosome 11, ASM2559414v2, whole genome shotgun sequence genome:
- the LOC142518277 gene encoding uncharacterized protein LOC142518277 produces the protein MAKKDQNQKEKERVQSVLQILKKQAPLTVKQEKFCSNDCVERFLKVKGDHVKKAAKQLRNCLAWRDSIGTDNLIADEFSSELADGLAYVAGHDEEFRPIVVFRIKQDYQKIHSHKVFTRLLVFTLEVAIQTMTKNVEKFVLLFDASFFRSAASFMNMLLATLKIVADYYPSRLHRAFVIDPPSLFSYLWKGMKPFVELSPVTMVVSSLDFDDSAELDGFDYYPRASSLRYSSVPLSTTKLGSCSSSRFSFTVSHHLDSLKPWYLSFADTSASKVGPSHSSLGPTISPLNARSHSFASPIARSAPRGNIGKGFFPSTPMPQKTQKLDYSTIRHPRTPKPSFFQSPALFFHKDCQLNRVEKSRESFLPFVKFYRRPYDEMIYRSKMKPPLGGLISIVSPQLRRRHMSLSQRF, from the exons ATGGCGAAGAAAGATCAAAACCAGAAAGAGAAAGAAAGGGTTCAGTCTGTGCTACAAATTCTAAAGAAACAAGCTCCACTCACCGTCAAACAG GAAAAATTTTGTAGTAATGATTGCGTGGAGAGGTTTCTTAAAGTTAAAGGAGACCATGTTAAGAAAGCAGCTAAGCAGCTAAGAAACTGTCTTGCTTGGAGAGACTCCATCGGCACTG ACAATTTGATAGCTGACGAATTCTCCTCTGAGCTTGCTGATGGACTTGCTTATGTTGCCGGTCACGACGAGGAATTCAGGCCAATCGTG GTTTTCAGAATCAAGCAAGATTATCAAAAAATCCATTCACATAAAGT GTTTACTCGGCTGCTAGTGTTTACACTTGAAGTGGCAATTCAAACAATGACAAAGAATGTAGAGAAGTTTGTTCTTCTCTTTGATGCCA GCTTTTTCAGGTCAGCAGCATCTTTTATGAACATGTTGCTCGCAACATTGAAGATTGTTGCTGATTATTATCCGAGTAGGCTTCATAGGGCATTTGTCATCGACCCTCCCTCTCTTTTCTCATATCTTTGGAAG GGAATGAAGCCGTTCGTCGAGCTTTCGCCGGTAACTATGGTCGTATCTTCGCTAGATTTCGACGATTCAGCAGAACTCGATGGCTTCGACTACTATCCTCGAGCATCGTCGCTACGCTACTCATCCGTTCCGTTGTCTACGACCAAACTAGGATCGTGCTCTTCTTCGAGATTCTCGTTCACCGTATCTCATCATCTGGACTCACTCAAACCTTGGTATCTTTCGTTCGCGGATACCTCAGCATCGAAAGTGGGCCCTTCTCATTCTTCACTGGGTCCTACCATCTCGCCCCTCAATGCTAGGTCCCACTCTTTCGCATCGCCAATCGCCAGATCAGCCCCACGTGGAAATATCGGAAAGGGCTTCTTCCCGTCAACACCAATGCCACAAAAAACACAAAAACTGGATTACTCTACTATCCGACATCCAAGAACTCCCAAGCCCTCATTCTTCCAATCCCCTGCCTTGTTCTTTCATAAGGACTGCCAGCTGAATCGAGTCGAGAAATCGCGCGAATCGTTTCTCCCGTTCGTGAAGTTCTATCGAAGGCCTTACGATGAAATGATCTATAGGTCGAAGATGAAGCCTCCTCTAGGTGGTCTCATCTCTATCGTCTCTCCGCAGCTCAGACGCAGACACATGTCGCTTTCCCAACGATTTTGA
- the LOC142519117 gene encoding transcription repressor OFP16-like has translation MSSILWKSFNLCFSKFKCLPTVKFADHESLNYQKSLASTSTPASVVEDFSSSDYIPNFASVFASQRFFFSTPGSSNSIFEPMNVEVPATFLSGGVAVQKYSPEPYADFHKSMQEMIEAHELIDGESSWGFLHELLCCYLTLNPKHTHGFIVDAFADVILSLATLPGTCPKEYSRQHFTEPPAVA, from the coding sequence ATGTCCAGCATTTTGTGGAAGAGCTTCAACCTCTGCTTCTCAAAGTTCAAGTGTCTGCCCACTGTTAAATTTGCAGATCATGAAAGCTTAAATTATCAGAAATCTCTTGCCTCAACCTCCACGCCCGCCTCTGTTGTGGAAGACTTCTCCTCCTCTGACTACATCCCCAATTTCGCCTCCGTCTTCGCCTCCCAGCGCTTCTTCTTTTCTACCCCCGGCAGCTCCAACTCCATCTTCGAGCCAATGAATGTGGAAGTCCCTGCTACATTCCTAAGTGGTGGAGTGGCCGTTCAGAAGTACTCGCCGGAACCTTATGCCGACTTCCACAAATCGATGCAGGAGATGATTGAAGCGCACGAACTAATAGACGGAGAGTCCAGTTGGGGGTTTCTGCATGAGCTCCTGTGTTGTTATTTGACCTTAAACCCTAAGCACACCCATGGGTTTATTGTTGATGCTTTCGCCGACGTCATCTTGTCCCTCGCTACCCTGCCGGGAACCTGCCCGAAAGAATATTCCAGGCAGCATTTCACTGAACCACCGGCAGTTGCTTGA